One window of Roseisolibacter agri genomic DNA carries:
- a CDS encoding DUF6941 family protein, which produces MHVQYVAVCDHVLVGADGKPSLIGVFSDIQAMQVPVTLPRVAFAARILLTTEETGKTYKVDLVITDPKGNEIARPSGEIGVPPAPAGVDSLAIDLPMLLDMFGLPEFGRYTFMLEIDGEPKAGVQIAVRQGTGQLA; this is translated from the coding sequence ATGCACGTCCAGTACGTCGCCGTGTGCGACCACGTCCTCGTCGGCGCCGACGGCAAGCCGTCGCTCATCGGCGTCTTCAGCGACATCCAGGCGATGCAGGTCCCGGTGACGCTGCCGCGCGTCGCCTTCGCCGCGCGCATCCTCCTCACGACCGAGGAGACCGGGAAGACCTACAAGGTCGACCTGGTGATCACCGACCCGAAGGGCAACGAGATCGCCCGCCCGTCCGGCGAGATCGGCGTCCCGCCCGCGCCCGCCGGCGTCGACTCGCTGGCCATCGACCTGCCGATGCTGCTCGACATGTTCGGCCTGCCGGAGTTCGGCCGGTACACGTTCATGCTCGAGATCGACGGCGAGCCCAAGGCCGGCGTCCAGATCGCCGTGCGCCAGGGGACGGGCCAGCTCGCCTGA
- a CDS encoding putative DNA modification/repair radical SAM protein produces MELQRKLQVLADAAKYDASCASSGSKGRRATAGGVGSTEGMGICHSYTPDGRCVSLLKLLLTNYCLYDCLYCVNRRSSDVERARFSAAEVVRLTLDFYRRNYIEGLFLSSGIIRSPDYTMEQLALVARTLRAEHDFQGYIHLKTIPHADPALIAEAGRWADRLSINVELPTAEALQRLAPEKDLGVIRGAMHGIRTRIDESRAELVALKRAPTRVNVRADGPAPFAPAGQSTQLIVGATDASDATILGTASALYTAHRLRRVYYSAFSPIPDASSALPPVAPPLVREHRLYQADWLVRFYGFDAKELTTAQAPNLDLELDPKTAWALRHRELFPVDVNSAPRELLLRVPGVGARSVERLLQVRRWRRVRVADLAALRVALRRALPFLVTADGPGASRVLDASDLRARLLGRRTQLDLFAPPLASARSVIGGEL; encoded by the coding sequence ATGGAGTTGCAGAGGAAGCTCCAGGTGTTAGCCGACGCCGCGAAGTACGACGCGTCGTGCGCCAGCAGCGGGTCGAAGGGGCGGCGGGCGACCGCCGGCGGGGTCGGGTCGACGGAGGGGATGGGGATCTGCCACAGCTACACGCCCGACGGGCGGTGCGTGTCGCTCCTCAAGCTCCTCCTCACCAACTACTGCCTGTACGACTGCCTGTACTGCGTGAACCGCCGCTCGAGCGACGTCGAGCGCGCGCGCTTCTCGGCCGCCGAAGTCGTGCGCCTCACGCTCGACTTCTACCGGCGCAACTACATCGAGGGGCTCTTCCTGTCGTCGGGGATCATCCGGTCGCCCGACTACACGATGGAGCAGCTGGCCCTGGTCGCGCGCACGCTGCGCGCCGAGCACGACTTCCAGGGCTACATCCACCTCAAGACGATCCCGCACGCCGATCCCGCGCTGATCGCGGAGGCCGGGCGCTGGGCCGATCGCCTGAGCATCAACGTCGAGCTGCCGACGGCCGAGGCGCTGCAGCGGCTCGCGCCGGAGAAGGACCTCGGCGTCATCCGCGGCGCGATGCACGGCATCCGCACGCGCATCGACGAGAGCCGGGCGGAGCTGGTCGCGTTGAAGCGTGCGCCGACACGCGTGAATGTGCGCGCCGATGGACCCGCGCCCTTCGCCCCCGCCGGGCAGAGCACGCAGCTCATCGTCGGCGCGACCGACGCCAGCGACGCGACGATCCTCGGCACCGCGAGCGCGCTGTACACCGCGCACCGCCTGCGGCGCGTCTACTACTCGGCCTTCTCGCCGATCCCCGATGCGTCGAGCGCGCTGCCGCCCGTCGCGCCGCCGCTCGTGCGCGAGCACCGGCTCTATCAGGCCGACTGGCTCGTGCGCTTCTACGGCTTCGACGCGAAGGAGCTGACGACGGCGCAGGCGCCGAACCTCGACCTCGAGCTCGATCCCAAGACGGCGTGGGCGCTGCGCCACCGCGAGCTGTTTCCCGTGGACGTCAACAGCGCGCCGCGCGAGCTGCTGCTGCGCGTGCCGGGCGTGGGCGCGCGCAGCGTCGAGCGGCTGCTGCAGGTGCGGCGCTGGCGGCGCGTGCGCGTGGCCGACCTCGCGGCGCTGCGCGTGGCGCTGCGGCGCGCGCTCCCGTTCCTGGTGACGGCGGACGGGCCGGGCGCCTCGCGCGTGCTCGACGCGAGCGACCTGCGCGCCCGCCTGCTCGGCCGGCGCACGCAGCTGGACCTGTTCGCGCCGCCGCTGGCGTCCGCGCGGTCGGTGATCGGCGGG